One genomic window of Glycine soja cultivar W05 chromosome 9, ASM419377v2, whole genome shotgun sequence includes the following:
- the LOC114425341 gene encoding regulatory-associated protein of TOR 1-like isoform X2: MALGDLMASRFSQSTVLVVPTSHNHLDDSTTASSSSSAAAAVAALNNNSSSNDDADFAHRRDSEAAIAIISSGNYAGNAATSMAYLPHTVVLCELRHDAFEAAVPAGPSDSGLVSKWRPKDRMKTGCVALVLCLNISVDPPDVIKISPCARMECWIDPFSMAPQKALESIGKTLSSQYERWQPKARYKCQLDPTVDEVKKLCTTCRKYAKSERVLFHYNGHGVPKPTANGEIWVFNKSYTQYIPLPINELDSWLKTPSIYVFDCSAAGMIVNSFIELHEWSASNSSVSQRDCILLAACEAHETLPQSAEFPADVFTSCLTTPIKMALRWFCTRSLLRESLDYSLIDKIPGRPNDRKTLLGELNWIFTAVTDTIAWNVLPHDLFQRLFRQDLLVASLFRNFLLAERIMRSANCSPVSHPMLPPTHQHHMWDAWDMAAELCLSQLPSLVEDPNAEFQPSTFFTEQLTAFEVWLDHGSEHKKPPEQLPIVLQVLLSQCHRFRALVLLGRFLDMGPWAVDLALSVGIFPYVLKLLQTTTPELRQILVFIWTKILALDKSCQVDLVKDGGHIYFIKFLDSMEAYPEQRAMAAFVLAVIVDGHRRGQEACIEAGLIHVCLKHLQSSCPNDSQTEPLFLQWLCLCLGKLWEDFSEAQTIGLQEDATTIFAPLLSEPQPEVRASAVFALGTLLDVGFDSCRSVGGDEECDDDDKFRAEVSIVKSMLDVASDGSPLVRAEVAVALARFAFGHNKHLKSIAAAYWKPQANSLINSLPSLTNIKGSVGGYAKQNQHMPHGSIVSPQIGPIRVGNDNSPVVRDGRVSSSSPLAGSGIMHGSPLSDDSSHHSDSGILNDGFSNGVANHTGPKPFDNALYSQCVLAMCTLAKDPSPRIANLGRRVLSIIGIEQVVAKPLKSSGVRTAESTASPLARSSSWFDMNGGHLPLTFRTPPVSPPRPSYITRMRRVCSLEFRPHLMDSPDSGLADPLLGSGGASGTSDRSFLPQSTIYSWSCGHFSKPLLTAADDSEEVSARREEREKFALEHIAKCQHSAVSRLTNPIAKWDIKGTQTALLQPFSPIVIAADENERIRIWNHEEATLLNSFDNHDFPDKGISKLCLVNELDESLLLAASSDGNIRIWKDYTLRGKQKLVTAFSSIHGHKPGVRNLNAVVDWQQQCGYLYASGEISSIMLWDVDKEQLVNSKSSSSDCSVSALAASQVHGGQFTAGFIDGSVRLYDVRTPDMLVCGLRPHTQRVEKVVGIGFQPGLDQGKIVSASQAGDIQFLDIRNHSSAYLTIEAHRGSLTALAVHRHAPIIASGSAKQLIKVFSLEGDQLGTIRYYPTLMAQKIGSVSCLNFHPYQVLLAAGAADACVCIYADDNTQAR; this comes from the exons ATGGCATTGGGAGATTTGATGGCCTCTCGCTTTTCCCAATCCACAGTTCTCGTCGTTCCCACCTCTCACAACCACCTCGACGATTCCACCACcgcctcctcttcctcctctgcTGCCGCCGCCGTCGCCGCTCttaacaacaacagcagcagcaacGACGACGCCGATTTCGCGCACCGCCGCGACTCTGAAGCCGCCATCGCCATCATTAGCAGCGGCAACTACGCCGGGAATGCCGCCACCAGCATGGCCTACCTGCCCCACACCGTCGTCCTGTGCGAGCTCCGCCACGACGCCTTCGAGGCCGCCGTCCCCGCCGGCCCCTCCGACAGCGGCCTCGTCTCCAAGTGGCGACCTAAGGACAGA ATGAAGACAGGATGTGTAGCTCTAGTATTATGTTTAAACATTAGTGTCGATCCACCAGATGTAATAAAGATATCCCCTTGTGCCAGAATGGAGTGCTGGATAG ATCCTTTTTCTATGGCACCGCAAAAGGCATTGGAGTCAATTGGAAAAACTTTGAGCAGTCAGTATGAAAGATGGCAACCAAAG GCCCGCTATAAATGTCAACTTGATCCGACAGTGGATGAGGTGAAGAAGCTTTGTACTACTTGTCGTAAATATGCAAAGTCGGAAAGAGTTTTATTCCATTACAATGGGCATGGTGTGCCAAAACCAACTGCTAATGGTGAAATTTGGGTCTTCAATAAG AGTTATACACAGTATATTCCCTTACCTATCAATGAACTTGATTCCTGGCTGAAGACCCCATCAATTTATGTTTTTGATTGCTCTGCGGCTGGGATGATTGTGAATTCCTTCATTGAG CTTCATGAGTGGAGTGCTTCCAACTCCTCTGTGTCCCAAAGGGATTGCATTCTGCTTGCAGCATGTGAAGCACATGAGACTTTGCCTCAGAGTGCAGAATTCCCAGCTGATGTATTTACATCTTGCCTTACAACACCTATAAAGATGGCATTGCGATG GTTTTGTACTCGTTCATTACTTCGTGAATCACTTGATTATTCACTTATAGACAAGATCCCTGGCCGTCCAAATGACCGAAAGACACTTCTGGGTGAATTGAATTGGATCTTTACAGCCGTAACTGATACGATTGCCTGGAATGTTCTTCCTCATG ATCTTTTTCAGAGACTGTTCAGACAGGATTTGCTTGTTGCAAGTCTGTTTCGAAATTTTCTACTTGCTGAGCGAATCATGCGATCTGCAAATTGTTCTCCTGTCTCTCACCCAATGTTACCTCCGACCCATCAGCATCATATGTG GGATGCATGGGACATGGCTGCTGAGCTCTGCCTCTCTCAACTTCCGTCTTTAGTTGAGGATCCTAATGCTGAATTTCAG CCTAGTACATTTTTCACTGAGCAGTTGACAGCATTTGAGGTATGGCTTGACCATGGTTCTGAACATAAGAAACCACCAGAACAGTTGCCTATAGTTCTTCAG GTTTTACTTAGTCAATGCCATCGGTTTCGGGCTTTAGTACTCCTTGGAAGGTTCCTTGATATGGGGCCATGGGCAGTAGATCTG gcATTATCTGTTGGAATATTTCCATATGTTCTAAAGCTGTTACAAACAACAACACCCGAACTACGCCAGATCCTTGTATTCATATGGACAAAGATTCTTGCACTTGACAAG TCATGTCAGGTTGATCTAGTGAAGGATGGCGGTCATATCTATTTTATTAAGTTTCTTGATAGCATGGAAGCATATCCAGAGCAACGTGCAATGGCTGCTTTTGTTTTGGCTGTGATTGTGGATGGTCATAGACGAGGCCAAGAAGCTTGTATTGAAGCTGGTTTAATTCATGTCTGCTTAAAGCACCTTCAGAGTTCATGTCCTAATGATTCACAAACTGAACCCCTTTTCCTTCAGTGGCTTTGCCTGTGTCTGGGGAAATTGTGGGAAGACTTTTCAGAGGCACAAACAATCGGTTTGCAGGAAGATGCCACTACTATATTTGCTCCTCTACTGTCTGAACCCCAGCCAGAG GTTAGGGCATCTGCTGTTTTTGCACTAGGCACCCTTCTTGATGTGGGGTTTGATTCATGTAGAAGTGTTGGTGGAGATGAAgaatgtgatgatgatgataagtTTAGGGCTGAAGTTAGTATAGTTAAGAGTATGTTAGATGTTGCTTCAGATGGGAGTCCATTGGTGAGGGCAGAGGTAGCAGTGG CTCTAGCACGATTTGCTTTTGGCCACAACAAGCACCTGAAATCTATTGCTGCTGCATATTGGAAGCCTCAAGCTAATTCTTTGATTAATTCCTTACCTTCGTTGACTAATATAAAAGGTTCGGTTGGTGGATATGCTAAACAGAACCAACACATGCCTCATGGAAGTATTGTTTCTCCTCAAATTGGTCCTATCAGGGTTGGAAATGACAACTCTCCAGTGGTTCGAGATGGCCGCGTCTCTTCTAGCAGTCCTCTCGCTGGTTCAGGAATCATGCATGGGTCCCCATTGTCTGATGATTCATCTCATCATTCTGATTCAGGAATTCTGAATGATGGTTTCAGCAATGGAGTGGCTAACCACACTGGACCAAAGCCCTTTGACAATGCATTGTATTCACAATGTGTACTTGCTATGTGTACTTTGGCAAAGGATCCATCTCCACGCATTGCAAATCTTGGTCGCCGGGTACTGTCCATAATAGGTATTGAACAAGTGGTTGCAAAACCATTGAAGTCTAGTGGTGTTCGGACTGCTGAATCTACAGCTTCTCCACTGGCTCGTTCATCTTCTTGGTTTGACATGAATGGAG GACACTTGCCTCTGACCTTCAGAACTCCTCCAGTCAGTCCTCCTCGCCCAAGTTATATAACTCGAATGCGTCGAGTTTGTTCATTGGAGTTTAGGCCCCACCTGATGGATTCTCCAGACTCAGGATTAGCTGATCCACTCTTAGGTTCTGGTGGAGCTTCTGGGACTTCAGATCGAAGCTTTCTTCCACAATCAACTATATATAGTTGGAGTTGTGGGCACTTTTCCAAACCACTTTTAACTGCTGCAGATGATAGCGAAGAGGTATCAGCCAGAAGAGAAGAGAGGGAAAAATTTGCATTGGAGCACATAGCAAAATGCCAGCACTCTG CTGTTAGCAGGCTAACAAATCCAATTGCTAAATGGGACATAAAGGGTACACAAACAGCATTGCTGCAACCTTTCTCTCCTATAGTGATAGCTGCTGATGAGAATGAACGTATCAG GATATGGAACCATGAGGAGGCAACACTATTGAACAGTTTTGATAATCATGATTTTCCTGACAAAGGAATTTCTAAGCTCTGCCTTGTAAATGAGCTTGATGAGAGCTTGCTTCTTGCTGCTTCAT CTGATGGAAACATTCGGATTTGGAAAGATTATACTCTGAGGGGTAAACAAAAACTTGTCACTGCATTCTCTTCAATTCATGGTCATAAACCTGGTGTGAGGAATCTGAATGCAGTTGTTGATTGGCAACAACAATGTGGTTATCTG TATGCATCGGGTGAGATATCATCTATTATGCTATGGGATGTTGATAAAGAGCAGCTTGTCAATTCTAAATCTTCATCATCAGATTGCAGTGTCTCAGCATTG GCTGCATCTCAAGTTCATGGGGGACAATTTACAGCTGGTTTCATAGATGGTTCTGTCCGACTTTATGATGTCAGAACACCTGATAT GCTCGTTTGTGGATTAAGGCCTCATACACAAAGAGTAGAAAAGGTTGTGGGGATTGGCTTTCAGCCTGGATTAGACCAAGGAAAG ATTGTTAGCGCTTCTCAGGCTGGGGATATCCAATTTCTTGATATAAGAAATCATAGCAGTGCCTATCTTACTATTGAAGCTCATAGGGGTTCACTCACAGCTTTAGCAGTACATAGACATGCCCCAATTATTGCCAGTGGTTCAGCGAAACAACTCATTAAAGTCTTTAGCCTGGAGGGTGATCAACTAGGCACCATTCGATACTATCCTACCCTAATGGCCCAGAAAATTGGTTCTGTAAGCTGCCTCAATTTCCATCCATACCAAGTATTACTTGCTGCTGGTGCTGCAGATGCATGTGTTTGTATTTATGCTGATGACAACACTCAAGCTAGATGA
- the LOC114425341 gene encoding regulatory-associated protein of TOR 1-like isoform X1, with the protein MALGDLMASRFSQSTVLVVPTSHNHLDDSTTASSSSSAAAAVAALNNNSSSNDDADFAHRRDSEAAIAIISSGNYAGNAATSMAYLPHTVVLCELRHDAFEAAVPAGPSDSGLVSKWRPKDRMKTGCVALVLCLNISVDPPDVIKISPCARMECWIDPFSMAPQKALESIGKTLSSQYERWQPKARYKCQLDPTVDEVKKLCTTCRKYAKSERVLFHYNGHGVPKPTANGEIWVFNKSYTQYIPLPINELDSWLKTPSIYVFDCSAAGMIVNSFIELHEWSASNSSVSQRDCILLAACEAHETLPQSAEFPADVFTSCLTTPIKMALRWFCTRSLLRESLDYSLIDKIPGRPNDRKTLLGELNWIFTAVTDTIAWNVLPHDLFQRLFRQDLLVASLFRNFLLAERIMRSANCSPVSHPMLPPTHQHHMWDAWDMAAELCLSQLPSLVEDPNAEFQPSTFFTEQLTAFEVWLDHGSEHKKPPEQLPIVLQVLLSQCHRFRALVLLGRFLDMGPWAVDLALSVGIFPYVLKLLQTTTPELRQILVFIWTKILALDKSCQVDLVKDGGHIYFIKFLDSMEAYPEQRAMAAFVLAVIVDGHRRGQEACIEAGLIHVCLKHLQSSCPNDSQTEPLFLQWLCLCLGKLWEDFSEAQTIGLQEDATTIFAPLLSEPQPEVRASAVFALGTLLDVGFDSCRSVGGDEECDDDDKFRAEVSIVKSMLDVASDGSPLVRAEVAVALARFAFGHNKHLKSIAAAYWKPQANSLINSLPSLTNIKGSVGGYAKQNQHMPHGSIVSPQIGPIRVGNDNSPVVRDGRVSSSSPLAGSGIMHGSPLSDDSSHHSDSGILNDGFSNGVANHTGPKPFDNALYSQCVLAMCTLAKDPSPRIANLGRRVLSIIGIEQVVAKPLKSSGVRTAESTASPLARSSSWFDMNGGHLPLTFRTPPVSPPRPSYITRMRRVCSLEFRPHLMDSPDSGLADPLLGSGGASGTSDRSFLPQSTIYSWSCGHFSKPLLTAADDSEEVSARREEREKFALEHIAKCQHSAVSRLTNPIAKWDIKGTQTALLQPFSPIVIAADENERIRIWNHEEATLLNSFDNHDFPDKGISKLCLVNELDESLLLAASCTSLYCLIFFILFSNYCQNINVRESFDAADGNIRIWKDYTLRGKQKLVTAFSSIHGHKPGVRNLNAVVDWQQQCGYLYASGEISSIMLWDVDKEQLVNSKSSSSDCSVSALAASQVHGGQFTAGFIDGSVRLYDVRTPDMLVCGLRPHTQRVEKVVGIGFQPGLDQGKIVSASQAGDIQFLDIRNHSSAYLTIEAHRGSLTALAVHRHAPIIASGSAKQLIKVFSLEGDQLGTIRYYPTLMAQKIGSVSCLNFHPYQVLLAAGAADACVCIYADDNTQAR; encoded by the exons ATGGCATTGGGAGATTTGATGGCCTCTCGCTTTTCCCAATCCACAGTTCTCGTCGTTCCCACCTCTCACAACCACCTCGACGATTCCACCACcgcctcctcttcctcctctgcTGCCGCCGCCGTCGCCGCTCttaacaacaacagcagcagcaacGACGACGCCGATTTCGCGCACCGCCGCGACTCTGAAGCCGCCATCGCCATCATTAGCAGCGGCAACTACGCCGGGAATGCCGCCACCAGCATGGCCTACCTGCCCCACACCGTCGTCCTGTGCGAGCTCCGCCACGACGCCTTCGAGGCCGCCGTCCCCGCCGGCCCCTCCGACAGCGGCCTCGTCTCCAAGTGGCGACCTAAGGACAGA ATGAAGACAGGATGTGTAGCTCTAGTATTATGTTTAAACATTAGTGTCGATCCACCAGATGTAATAAAGATATCCCCTTGTGCCAGAATGGAGTGCTGGATAG ATCCTTTTTCTATGGCACCGCAAAAGGCATTGGAGTCAATTGGAAAAACTTTGAGCAGTCAGTATGAAAGATGGCAACCAAAG GCCCGCTATAAATGTCAACTTGATCCGACAGTGGATGAGGTGAAGAAGCTTTGTACTACTTGTCGTAAATATGCAAAGTCGGAAAGAGTTTTATTCCATTACAATGGGCATGGTGTGCCAAAACCAACTGCTAATGGTGAAATTTGGGTCTTCAATAAG AGTTATACACAGTATATTCCCTTACCTATCAATGAACTTGATTCCTGGCTGAAGACCCCATCAATTTATGTTTTTGATTGCTCTGCGGCTGGGATGATTGTGAATTCCTTCATTGAG CTTCATGAGTGGAGTGCTTCCAACTCCTCTGTGTCCCAAAGGGATTGCATTCTGCTTGCAGCATGTGAAGCACATGAGACTTTGCCTCAGAGTGCAGAATTCCCAGCTGATGTATTTACATCTTGCCTTACAACACCTATAAAGATGGCATTGCGATG GTTTTGTACTCGTTCATTACTTCGTGAATCACTTGATTATTCACTTATAGACAAGATCCCTGGCCGTCCAAATGACCGAAAGACACTTCTGGGTGAATTGAATTGGATCTTTACAGCCGTAACTGATACGATTGCCTGGAATGTTCTTCCTCATG ATCTTTTTCAGAGACTGTTCAGACAGGATTTGCTTGTTGCAAGTCTGTTTCGAAATTTTCTACTTGCTGAGCGAATCATGCGATCTGCAAATTGTTCTCCTGTCTCTCACCCAATGTTACCTCCGACCCATCAGCATCATATGTG GGATGCATGGGACATGGCTGCTGAGCTCTGCCTCTCTCAACTTCCGTCTTTAGTTGAGGATCCTAATGCTGAATTTCAG CCTAGTACATTTTTCACTGAGCAGTTGACAGCATTTGAGGTATGGCTTGACCATGGTTCTGAACATAAGAAACCACCAGAACAGTTGCCTATAGTTCTTCAG GTTTTACTTAGTCAATGCCATCGGTTTCGGGCTTTAGTACTCCTTGGAAGGTTCCTTGATATGGGGCCATGGGCAGTAGATCTG gcATTATCTGTTGGAATATTTCCATATGTTCTAAAGCTGTTACAAACAACAACACCCGAACTACGCCAGATCCTTGTATTCATATGGACAAAGATTCTTGCACTTGACAAG TCATGTCAGGTTGATCTAGTGAAGGATGGCGGTCATATCTATTTTATTAAGTTTCTTGATAGCATGGAAGCATATCCAGAGCAACGTGCAATGGCTGCTTTTGTTTTGGCTGTGATTGTGGATGGTCATAGACGAGGCCAAGAAGCTTGTATTGAAGCTGGTTTAATTCATGTCTGCTTAAAGCACCTTCAGAGTTCATGTCCTAATGATTCACAAACTGAACCCCTTTTCCTTCAGTGGCTTTGCCTGTGTCTGGGGAAATTGTGGGAAGACTTTTCAGAGGCACAAACAATCGGTTTGCAGGAAGATGCCACTACTATATTTGCTCCTCTACTGTCTGAACCCCAGCCAGAG GTTAGGGCATCTGCTGTTTTTGCACTAGGCACCCTTCTTGATGTGGGGTTTGATTCATGTAGAAGTGTTGGTGGAGATGAAgaatgtgatgatgatgataagtTTAGGGCTGAAGTTAGTATAGTTAAGAGTATGTTAGATGTTGCTTCAGATGGGAGTCCATTGGTGAGGGCAGAGGTAGCAGTGG CTCTAGCACGATTTGCTTTTGGCCACAACAAGCACCTGAAATCTATTGCTGCTGCATATTGGAAGCCTCAAGCTAATTCTTTGATTAATTCCTTACCTTCGTTGACTAATATAAAAGGTTCGGTTGGTGGATATGCTAAACAGAACCAACACATGCCTCATGGAAGTATTGTTTCTCCTCAAATTGGTCCTATCAGGGTTGGAAATGACAACTCTCCAGTGGTTCGAGATGGCCGCGTCTCTTCTAGCAGTCCTCTCGCTGGTTCAGGAATCATGCATGGGTCCCCATTGTCTGATGATTCATCTCATCATTCTGATTCAGGAATTCTGAATGATGGTTTCAGCAATGGAGTGGCTAACCACACTGGACCAAAGCCCTTTGACAATGCATTGTATTCACAATGTGTACTTGCTATGTGTACTTTGGCAAAGGATCCATCTCCACGCATTGCAAATCTTGGTCGCCGGGTACTGTCCATAATAGGTATTGAACAAGTGGTTGCAAAACCATTGAAGTCTAGTGGTGTTCGGACTGCTGAATCTACAGCTTCTCCACTGGCTCGTTCATCTTCTTGGTTTGACATGAATGGAG GACACTTGCCTCTGACCTTCAGAACTCCTCCAGTCAGTCCTCCTCGCCCAAGTTATATAACTCGAATGCGTCGAGTTTGTTCATTGGAGTTTAGGCCCCACCTGATGGATTCTCCAGACTCAGGATTAGCTGATCCACTCTTAGGTTCTGGTGGAGCTTCTGGGACTTCAGATCGAAGCTTTCTTCCACAATCAACTATATATAGTTGGAGTTGTGGGCACTTTTCCAAACCACTTTTAACTGCTGCAGATGATAGCGAAGAGGTATCAGCCAGAAGAGAAGAGAGGGAAAAATTTGCATTGGAGCACATAGCAAAATGCCAGCACTCTG CTGTTAGCAGGCTAACAAATCCAATTGCTAAATGGGACATAAAGGGTACACAAACAGCATTGCTGCAACCTTTCTCTCCTATAGTGATAGCTGCTGATGAGAATGAACGTATCAG GATATGGAACCATGAGGAGGCAACACTATTGAACAGTTTTGATAATCATGATTTTCCTGACAAAGGAATTTCTAAGCTCTGCCTTGTAAATGAGCTTGATGAGAGCTTGCTTCTTGCTGCTTCATGTACTTCTCTCTactgtttaatatttttcattttattctcaAATTATTGTCAGAATATTAATGTTAGGGAATCTTTTGATGCAGCTGATGGAAACATTCGGATTTGGAAAGATTATACTCTGAGGGGTAAACAAAAACTTGTCACTGCATTCTCTTCAATTCATGGTCATAAACCTGGTGTGAGGAATCTGAATGCAGTTGTTGATTGGCAACAACAATGTGGTTATCTG TATGCATCGGGTGAGATATCATCTATTATGCTATGGGATGTTGATAAAGAGCAGCTTGTCAATTCTAAATCTTCATCATCAGATTGCAGTGTCTCAGCATTG GCTGCATCTCAAGTTCATGGGGGACAATTTACAGCTGGTTTCATAGATGGTTCTGTCCGACTTTATGATGTCAGAACACCTGATAT GCTCGTTTGTGGATTAAGGCCTCATACACAAAGAGTAGAAAAGGTTGTGGGGATTGGCTTTCAGCCTGGATTAGACCAAGGAAAG ATTGTTAGCGCTTCTCAGGCTGGGGATATCCAATTTCTTGATATAAGAAATCATAGCAGTGCCTATCTTACTATTGAAGCTCATAGGGGTTCACTCACAGCTTTAGCAGTACATAGACATGCCCCAATTATTGCCAGTGGTTCAGCGAAACAACTCATTAAAGTCTTTAGCCTGGAGGGTGATCAACTAGGCACCATTCGATACTATCCTACCCTAATGGCCCAGAAAATTGGTTCTGTAAGCTGCCTCAATTTCCATCCATACCAAGTATTACTTGCTGCTGGTGCTGCAGATGCATGTGTTTGTATTTATGCTGATGACAACACTCAAGCTAGATGA